A stretch of Porites lutea chromosome 5, jaPorLute2.1, whole genome shotgun sequence DNA encodes these proteins:
- the LOC140936978 gene encoding uncharacterized protein, translating to MKSTLHGVNGNGNDQKQPVKSRLEFDDTVYKSATEALEAYIAQFEGVRSFTTYPRRPSDLLSPAPKFYFMDSLERRLNSSSNKSPAKKVDELLEWVNVAYAKELSTKVVPFGYSTTSKLSTSGEQDEDDMNPFSVGGYPYRWGHDDELSTLPSPSSSVVDLNSNAGTVETEVLLSSYKGIHQSSSGVYSHMASFKSPPKPRPVTSRSRHDGNSEYPSWVSGLGKEYPSWVEDLDSSSRHKNRSPSPDKKFSGSSSHSSSSETEIGKKPFIPSSASRSTPALKISDLRGGRRHPSKRVQEPSTIEMADTRMNGVDWNDAASIDTDVLVSQSVYGPNPVNMGGEFHNSLYKDKRVARLKKESTKKLRKSSGKEKSTEHSLVPQRRSKSQTFSPTKTSGRNGEPFRARAETKESTPVRHKLRDFSPERSPFTELPARYSLPPQSDRYGASEVAAWNSISPQAIRYSLPPQSDRYRRVVDETSSQRYISPPAVIRYSRPFNPKQEEGSPLSATRQLYEKFSDDKSPSRSKKPMKVNIPSRKDDSDLESEDTDRVMRKSPTGIKMEKIYRDPSTMYPWKSMIQSSRSQANPGEVTHSKVKRPQYHSTPAVLEGSSSAALQAGRRNHKKDAFSAARTTFEGRYASTADNFKFRPPKTVFASSSYRQSRDEKLAKSAPHARYSKPSTVPRSRVRNLTHKRSKTVPADLRRVAVITSATRPARHSRRSLDDDVISLNTVDTESLITRPPMPVFHASPSLTTVSDSETLVDSETEKEIELDVARERQPSSRHVTEVQHDSDQISPTSAFASTNPHAAVREKLPERFQLWKLDDDTKAPDSFIKRRFTSPKSGVISSFLEDCLSVDSDDPKLTKADDNMPSARLSGKEAAPGPVEALKQMLFTMQDMAHHETLDNGQFYMNTDFKTREAKDFSESDNQSEKDSDIFRGEVSLQRAYHHLERLKRLVGREDDRSSVSSVS from the exons ATGAAGTCGACTCTACACGGCGTTAATGGGAATGGAAATGATCAAAAGCAGCCCGTCAAAAGCCGGCTAGAATTCGACGACACCGTTTACAAATCTGCCACGGAAGCTCTAGAAGCTTACATCGCTCAGTTTGAGGGTGTCCGAAGCTTCACGACTTATCCACGGCGTCCTTCCGATTTGCTCTCTCCGGCGCCGAAATTTTACTTTATGGATTCACTGGAAAGAAGACTTAACAGTTCCTCTAACAAATCTCCTGCCAAGAAAGTCGATGAGCTTTTAGAGTGGGTCAACGTAGCTTACGCCAAGGAGTTATCGACGAAAGTTGTCCCTTTTGGATACAGTACTACCTCCAAATTATCTACGTCAGGTGAGCAGG ATGAAGACGATATGAATCCTTTTAGTGTAGGTGGATATCCTTACAGATGGGGCCATGATGATGAACTCTCCACCCTCCCCTCTCCCAGTTCATCTGTTGTTGATCTCAATAGCAATGCTGGTACTGTGGAAACAGAAGTTCTTCTGAGCAGTTACAAAGGAATTCACCAATCCTCTTCAG GGGTATACTCTCACATGGCATCATTTAAATCCCCACCAAAGCCCAGACCAGTCACAAGTCGTTCGCGTCATGATGGCAATTCAGAATACCCGAGCTGGGTGTCAGGACTTGGTAAAGAATATCCAAGCTGGGTAGAAGACCTTGACAGTTCTTCAAGACACAAAAACAGATCACCAAG TCCTGATAAGAAGTTCTCCGGCTCGAGCAGCCATTCATCTTCTTCAGAGACTGAAATAGGAAAAAAACCGTTTATACCGAGCTCTGCTTCCAGATCCACTCCAGCGCTTAAGATCTCTGATCTACGTGGTGGACGTCGCCACCCATCAAAAAGGGTCCAGGAACCTTCCACTATAGAAATGGCGGATACAAGGATGAACGGCGTTGATTGGAATGATGCGGCAAGCATAGACACGGACGTGCTAGTATCCCAGTCTGTATATGGACCTAATCCAGTGAACATGGGAGGTGAATTCCATAACTCTTTATACAAAGACAAAAGAGTGGCACGGCTGAAAAAAGAGTCAACTAAAAAGCTCAGAAAGAGCTCAGGTAAGGAGAAGTCCACAGAACATTCTTTAGTTCCACAAAGAAGGTCAAAAAGTCAAACCTTTTCTCCCACGAAAACGTCAGGAAGGAATGGGGAACCATTCCGCGCGAGAGCCGAAACCAAGGAAAGTACTCCTGTACGCCATAAATTGAGGGATTTCTCCCCTGAAAGAAGTCCTTTTACTGAGCTACCCGCAAGATACAGCCTACCACCACAGAGTGATAGATATGGAGCATCAGAAGTAGCTGCATGGAATAGCATTTCACCACAGGCCATAAGATACAGCTTACCACCACAGAGTGATAGATACAGAAGGGTAGTGGATGAAACCAGCTCACAGAGGTACATTTCACCTCCTGCTGTTATCAGGTATTCACGGCCATTCAACCCCAAACAGGAGGAGGGATCACCACTATCTGCAACTAGACAACTATATGAAAAATTTAGTGATGATAAATCACCATCGCGGTCGAAGAAACCGATGAAGGTAAACATACCGAGTCGTAAGGATGACAGTGACTTAGAATCTGAAGACACCGATAGAGTCATGCGCAAATCACCTACAGGAATTAAAATGGAGAAGATTTATAGAGATCCCAGTACAATGTATCCATGGAAAAGTATGATTCAGAGTTCTAGGTCACAAGCAAATCCCGGTGAAGTGACACATTCTAAAGTAAAGCGACCCCAGTACCACTCAACGCCTGCAGTGTTAGAGGGTTCAAGTAGTGCTGCTCTGCAAGCTGGTCGTCGGAACCATAAAAAAGACGCATTTTCAGCAGCAAGAACTACTTTTGAGGGCAGGTATGCTAGTACAGCAGATAACTTCAAATTCAgacctccaaaaactgtattCGCTAGCTCAAGTTACCGGCAATCAAGAGATGAAAAACTTGCTAAATCTGCTCCACATGCAAGGTACAGCAAACCTTCTACTGTCCCGAGGAGCAGAGTGAGGAACCTAACTCATAAAAGAAGTAAAACTGTTCCGGCAGATTTACGGCGGGTAGCCGTCATAACCTCAGCAACTAGGCCCGCAAGGCATTCTCGACGCAGTCTTGACGATGACGTCATTAGCTTGAACACGGTTGACACCGAAAGCCTCATTACCCGTCCACCTATGCCTGTTTTTCATGCCAGTCCGTCGTTAACTACAGTGTCAGATAGTGAAACATTAGTTGACTCTGAAACTGAAAAGGAGATTGAACTGGATGTGGCAAGAGAGCGTCAACCTAGCTCACGTCATGTTACAGAAGTACAACATGATAGTGATCAGATTTCTCCCACTAGCGCGTTTGCGTCGACAAATCCTCACGCTGCAGTTCGAGAGAAACTTCCGGAAAGATTTCAGCTGTGGAAACT AGATGACGATACAAAAGCGCCTGACAGCTTCATTAAAAGGCGCTTTACAAGTCCTAAGTCTGGTGTCATATCATCCTTTCTGGAAGACTGTTTAAGTGTTGACAGCGATGATCCAAAGCTGACT AAAGCAGATGATAACATGCCTTCTGCAAGACTCAGTGGAAAAGAAGCCGCCCCAGGCCCCGTGGAAGCTTTGAAGCAGATGTTGTTTACTATGCAGGATATGGCACATCATGAAACATTGGACAACGGTCAGTTTTATATG AATACGGATTTCAAGACTAGAGAAGCAAAAGACTTTTCAGAGTCAG ATAACCAAAGTGAAAAGGATTCCGACATTTTTCGTGGAGAAGTATCTTTGCAAAG GGCGTACCATCATCTTGAGCGGCTCAAGAGACTTGTAGGAAGAGAAGATGATCGATCTTCAGTGAGCTCCGTCAGCTAG
- the LOC140936977 gene encoding uncharacterized protein isoform X2 has product MTWILLSSITILVLSQQATCKPLSRQRRAWESDCPPGVWGCKRALLAIKQRVDHDCPPGVWGCKKDVIIDQDDNCPPGVWGCKRGMKATNNDCPPGVWGCKRGLFGSVKNWYTSSQKGQGRSKRSVEDTKEDCPPGVWGCKRENKKEEKGEEGCPPGVWGCKRETETKKAKDDCPPGVWGCKRETETTKTEDDCPPGVWGCKRETEETKTKDDCPPGVWGCKREKVPEMKDKKADMTSNDCPPGVWGCKREN; this is encoded by the coding sequence ATGACTTGGATACTTCTCAGCAGTATAACAATCCTGGTTCTTTCACAACAAGCCACTTGCAAGCCTCTGAGCAGACAAAGAAGGGCCTGGGAATCTGACTGTCCCCCGGGGGTCTGGGGATGTAAACGCGCCTTATTGGCAATCAAACAGAGAGTTGACCACGATTGCCCTCCTGGGGTCTGGGGTTGCAAGAAAGATGTGATTATAGACCAGGACGACAATTGTCCTCCAGGGGTATGGGGCTGTAAACGTGGAATGAAAGCTACGAATAACGACTGTCCACCAGGAGTCTGGGGTTGCAAAAGAGGGCTTTTTGGTTCTGTAAAAAATTGGTACACGTCTTCCCAAAAAGGTCAAGGCAGAAGCAAACGTTCAGTTGAAGATACAAAAGAAGATTGTCCCCCTGGAGTGTGGGGGTGCAAACGGgaaaacaagaaagaagagaaagggGAAGAAGGATGTCCGCCAGGAGTCTGGGGCTGTAAACGAGAAACGGAAACGAAAAAAGCCAAAGATGACTGTCCACCAGGAGTCTGGGGCTGCAAACGAGAAACGGAAACGACAAAGACCGAAGATGATTGTCCACCGGGGGTCTGGGGCTGCAAACGGGAAACGGAAGAAACAAAGACCAAAGATGATTGTCCACCAGGGGTCTGGGGCTGCAAACGAGAAAAAGTACCAGaaatgaaagataaaaaagCTGACATGACTTCTAATGACTGCCCGCCTGGTGTCTGGGGCTGTAAACGAGAGAATTGA
- the LOC140936741 gene encoding glycine receptor subunit alpha-1-like, which produces MDDIQAAVIMRKLKDESNRFIRPNARGPPTAVQADVYIIYIGGFQEIDMTFTLELYFRQYWHDDRLSHNLPKRQITLPGDTADRLWQPDTYFQNTKKGELHKLTTLNKVMVIQQDGSVFISTRITLTCVCVMDFRKFPMDRQECELNFSSYSFTTDDIVYEWKERNTTSPENLEIAQFTLKSVSTHQKVSNYVTGNFSVLGLRFVFTRRIGHYLTRVYIPAILIVSMSWLSFFIDPTSVPARVALSIMTVLTMTTLLIGVGQGSLPVVSYVKAVDWYLIFCYIFVFSAFAEYAIVNNIQTGHKSTDLRMNFRKTIKPTDNKTHISSRLFQNDYTEERIVRHPISACCTSNIKMANLKNIFKYGSVDDAAKIVFAVVFILFNVFYWWYFLCFNA; this is translated from the exons ATGGACGATATACAGGCAGCTGTCATTATGAGAAAACTAAAGGATGAAAGTAACAGATTTATTCGCCCAAATGCAAGAG GGCCGCCAACAGCAGTCCAAGCTGATGTGTACATAATTTACATAGGAGGCTTTCAAGAAATTGATATG ACTTTTACTCTGGAACTCTACTTTCGTCAGTACTGGCATGATGATAGGTTATCTCATAATTTACCTAAGAGGCAGATAACGTTACCTGGCGACACTGCTGACAGACTGTGGCAGCCTGACACATATTTTCAAAACACCAAAAAGGGAGAGCTGCACAAACTGACCACCTTAAACAAAGTGATGGTAATTCAACAAGATGGAAGTGTATTTATTAGCACAAG AATCACTCTAACGTGTGTTTGTGTCATGGACTTTCGTAAGTTTCCCATGGATCGACAAGAGTGTGAATTGAACTTCTCAAGTT ACTCTTTTACTACTGATGATATTGTTTACGAGTGGAAGGAGAGAAATACAACATCGCCAGAAAATCTAGAGATTGCTCAATTTACTCTTAAATCAGTCAGCACTCATCAGAAAGTCAGTAACTACGTAACTG GTAATTTCTCTGTTCTTGGCCTGAGATTTGTGTTCACTCGACGCATTGGCCATTACCTGACAAGGGTTTACATTCCAGCCATTCTTATCGTATCTATGTCTTGGCTTTCATTCTTCATTGATCCGACGTCAGTTCCAGCTCGTGTTGCACTAAGTATAATGACTGTTCTCACAATGACTACACTGTTAATCGGTGTTGGTCAGGGATCTTTACCCGTGGTATCGTATGTGAAGGCAGTAGACTGGTACCTGATTTTCTGCTATATTTTTGTGTTCAGTGCATTTGCAGAATATGCGATTGTAAACAACATACAAACAGGACACAAATCTACAGATCTTCGAATG aaTTTTAGAAAAACGATCAAACCTACGGATAACAAAACGCACATTTCCTCAAGATTATTTCAGAACGATTATACCGAGGAGAGAATTGTACGACATCCCATCTCTGCATGTTGCACGTCCAATATTAAAATGGCTAAtctgaaaaacatttttaaatacGGTTCAGTAGATGATGCAGCCAAGATAGTTTTTGCTGTTGTCTTTATTCTTTTCAATGTGTTTTACTGGTGGTATTTTCTGTGTTTTAATGCCTAA